From the Streptomyces nigrescens genome, one window contains:
- a CDS encoding NlpC/P60 family protein, translating into MASHRKPRTSVLASPGGRRTAAGLTTAALASVTLLSQSAEAAPRAPKPTVEQVKQKVDDLYHQAEVATQKYNAVKERADEQRDTVDGLLDAAAQRAEKMNQSRRLLGTFASAQYRTGGMNPTAQLMLAKDPQQFVDRNHLMERLSGRQKQAVTDYQEQQAKAAKQRAEATRSLERLQTSQASLKESKRSVQDKLAEARQLLSRLTAQEKARLAELERQKEEAAKRRAAEEARKQQERERQRQQDGDGSSDDRTGGGSTGGDSAGDSASTKGEKALAFARAQIGKPYVWGATGPASYDCSGLTQAAWKAVGVDLPRTTWDQVKIGQRVATKDLQPGDLVFFYDDISHVGMYIGNGKMVHAPKPGANVREESIYYMPIYGSVRPG; encoded by the coding sequence TTGGCGTCGCATCGCAAGCCGCGCACCAGCGTTCTCGCCTCACCCGGAGGCCGTCGTACGGCAGCCGGACTCACCACCGCCGCCCTCGCCTCGGTCACCCTGCTCTCGCAGTCCGCCGAAGCGGCCCCCAGGGCGCCCAAGCCCACCGTCGAACAGGTCAAGCAGAAGGTCGACGACCTCTACCACCAGGCCGAGGTGGCCACCCAGAAGTACAACGCCGTCAAGGAGCGCGCCGACGAACAGCGCGACACCGTGGACGGCCTGCTCGACGCCGCGGCACAGCGCGCCGAGAAGATGAACCAGTCCCGGCGCCTGCTGGGCACCTTCGCCTCGGCGCAGTACCGCACCGGCGGCATGAACCCGACGGCGCAGCTGATGCTGGCCAAGGACCCGCAGCAGTTCGTCGACCGCAACCACCTCATGGAGCGGCTGTCCGGCCGGCAGAAGCAGGCCGTCACCGACTACCAGGAGCAGCAGGCGAAGGCGGCCAAGCAACGTGCCGAGGCGACCCGCAGCCTGGAGCGGCTGCAGACCTCGCAGGCCTCCCTCAAGGAGTCCAAGCGCTCCGTCCAGGACAAGCTGGCCGAGGCCCGTCAGCTGCTGTCCCGGCTGACCGCCCAGGAGAAGGCGCGGCTGGCGGAGCTGGAGCGCCAGAAGGAGGAGGCGGCCAAGCGCCGGGCCGCGGAGGAGGCGCGCAAGCAGCAGGAGCGGGAGCGCCAGCGGCAGCAGGACGGCGACGGCTCGTCCGACGACCGGACCGGCGGCGGCTCCACCGGCGGCGACTCCGCCGGTGACTCGGCCTCCACCAAGGGCGAAAAGGCGCTCGCCTTCGCCCGCGCCCAGATCGGCAAGCCGTATGTCTGGGGCGCGACCGGCCCCGCCTCCTACGACTGCTCGGGGCTGACGCAGGCGGCGTGGAAGGCGGTGGGCGTCGATCTGCCGCGGACCACCTGGGACCAGGTCAAGATCGGCCAGCGCGTGGCCACCAAGGATCTGCAGCCCGGTGACCTGGTCTTCTTCTATGACGACATCAGCCATGTCGGCATGTACATAGGCAACGGGAAGATGGTCCACGCTCCGAAGCCGGGCGCCAACGTCCGGGAGGAGTCGATCTACTACATGCCGATTTACGGGAGCGTCCGCCCGGGCTGA
- a CDS encoding C40 family peptidase → MTATVASHRKPRQHPLAALTGGGSRSARTARTAATLALAGAATATATGFEGTAQAAHRPTPAQVKDRVDALYQEAEVATQNYNGAKESADTAREELSRLQDEAARRTRKLNAARTELGTLAASQYRSGGVDPAVRLLLSADPQRYLDGAAVLERTGSHQATAVAGYARRLGSVRQVRQRAEETVERLADTEAKLKKHRVTVVHKLGAAEELLHRLTAEQRQRMAARDGARSGPGQGRTGHGAGRGDGPLDGIPGGAGGVAAAQAPSPRAARAVAFAYSALGKPYVWGATGPSAYDCSGLTQAAWKAGGVALPRTTYTQISSGPRVNRSQLSPGDLVFFYSGISHVGLYVGNGQMIHAPHPGAPVRIAPIDQMPFAAATRPA, encoded by the coding sequence GTGACGGCCACCGTGGCCTCGCACCGCAAGCCCCGGCAGCATCCGCTCGCCGCGCTCACCGGCGGTGGCTCGCGCAGCGCGCGCACCGCCCGTACGGCCGCCACCCTGGCGCTGGCCGGCGCCGCCACCGCCACCGCCACCGGCTTCGAGGGCACCGCCCAGGCCGCACACCGGCCCACCCCCGCCCAGGTCAAGGACCGGGTCGACGCGCTGTACCAGGAGGCAGAGGTGGCCACGCAGAACTACAACGGTGCGAAGGAATCCGCCGACACCGCACGCGAGGAACTGAGCAGGCTGCAGGACGAGGCCGCCCGCAGGACCCGGAAGCTGAACGCCGCCCGCACCGAACTGGGCACCCTGGCCGCGAGCCAGTACCGCTCCGGCGGCGTCGACCCGGCCGTACGGCTGCTGCTGTCCGCGGACCCGCAGCGCTATCTGGACGGCGCCGCGGTGCTGGAGCGTACGGGCAGCCATCAGGCGACCGCGGTGGCCGGCTATGCGCGCCGGCTCGGCAGCGTACGGCAGGTCCGGCAGCGGGCCGAGGAGACCGTGGAGCGGCTGGCGGACACCGAGGCCAAGCTGAAGAAGCACCGGGTCACCGTCGTGCACAAGCTGGGCGCCGCCGAGGAGTTGCTCCACCGGCTGACCGCGGAGCAGCGGCAGCGGATGGCGGCCCGGGACGGTGCGCGGAGCGGGCCGGGGCAGGGTCGCACGGGCCACGGGGCCGGTCGTGGGGACGGCCCGCTCGACGGGATTCCCGGGGGCGCGGGAGGCGTCGCCGCGGCACAGGCTCCCAGCCCCCGTGCCGCCCGTGCTGTCGCCTTCGCCTACAGCGCCCTCGGCAAGCCCTATGTCTGGGGCGCGACCGGCCCGTCCGCCTACGACTGCTCGGGGCTGACCCAGGCCGCCTGGAAGGCCGGCGGGGTCGCGCTGCCCCGTACGACCTACACCCAGATCAGCTCCGGACCGCGGGTCAACAGATCCCAACTCTCCCCTGGTGACCTGGTGTTCTTCTACTCGGGCATCAGCCATGTGGGGCTCTACGTCGGGAACGGCCAGATGATCCACGCACCGCATCCGGGGGCGCCGGTACGGATCGCACCGATCGACCAGATGCCGTTCGCGGCGGCGACCCGGCCCGCGTAG
- a CDS encoding GNAT family N-acetyltransferase, with the protein MTHTAAAPDTGLRSAVHAWVDGWARARGTEAPQAVPGGFRIEVRRPGHLARHVLSEAEPAVLRDLVDTLTTPGLWIKACAPREVVEPLLTADWEISEPQYLMTTDRLAASRSGAGLPSGYRLEIVDEGGEVFEARVHAVGGPGAGAGAGSCSGAGAGAGSCSGSGTGSGTGSGTGSGTGSCSCSGTGSGSGGTEGRGPVLAASGRAALTTGAPGSSPAPYAPSVVFDMIGTEPAHQRRGLGRAVMAALAGRAVERGARQGVLVASPDGRALYEAMGWRLRSPVTAAGRMG; encoded by the coding sequence ATGACGCACACCGCCGCGGCCCCCGACACCGGCCTCCGCTCCGCCGTCCATGCCTGGGTCGACGGCTGGGCGCGTGCGCGGGGTACGGAGGCGCCGCAGGCGGTGCCCGGCGGGTTCCGGATCGAGGTGCGGCGGCCCGGTCATCTCGCACGCCATGTCCTCTCGGAGGCGGAACCGGCCGTCCTGCGCGACCTCGTGGACACGCTCACCACGCCCGGTCTGTGGATCAAGGCCTGTGCCCCGCGCGAGGTGGTCGAGCCGCTGCTGACCGCGGACTGGGAGATCAGCGAACCCCAGTACCTCATGACGACGGACCGGTTGGCGGCGTCGCGCTCCGGCGCGGGCCTGCCGTCCGGCTACCGGCTGGAGATCGTCGACGAGGGCGGGGAGGTGTTCGAGGCCCGGGTGCACGCCGTGGGCGGGCCTGGGGCCGGGGCCGGGGCCGGCTCCTGTTCCGGGGCCGGGGCCGGGGCCGGCTCCTGTTCCGGTTCCGGTACTGGCTCCGGCACTGGCTCCGGCACTGGCTCCGGCACTGGCTCCTGTTCCTGTTCCGGCACTGGCTCCGGTTCCGGTGGTACCGAGGGGCGCGGCCCGGTCCTCGCCGCGAGTGGACGTGCCGCCCTCACCACGGGGGCACCGGGCAGCTCCCCCGCCCCGTACGCCCCGTCCGTCGTCTTCGACATGATCGGCACCGAGCCCGCGCACCAGCGGCGCGGGCTGGGCCGGGCGGTCATGGCCGCGCTGGCGGGCCGCGCGGTGGAACGGGGCGCGCGGCAGGGCGTGTTGGTGGCCAGCCCGGACGGCCGTGCGCTCTACGAGGCCATGGGCTGGCGGCTCCGGTCCCCGGTCACCGCCGCCGGCCGTATGGGGTGA